The DNA sequence TAGTAGATGgggaaatcatttttaaaataataaataaaaaaaaatactatctTTAAAATGGAGAATGTCTTTGAATAAAACCTGAAGTGACCAGaggataaaaatgaaaacataaaaatatatgtagagagattatttaactttaatgatgaaaatatgtcaaataattataacaaaaatatattaaaataattttttcatttgtgATTATATTTATCGCTCACTTGGttcttatttctaaatatttattttcgaTATACAATGAATAGTGTATCGAAGAGAACGATATGTTTAGTAATCTAAAGCATAAGGCATGTATGgtgtttttaaagttttaattgttcaaaaaaaaaaaatggcctACAAAATCTTATATTGTATGATAGCTGTTTGAATATACTTGACAAATAGATCACAGTCAATAATGATTCTCAATTCTTAACCTGAAACTAAATACATAAATATGACTAATAATAAGTATTATCTTCCATGTGGtcataaatatcaaaatagtgtCATCATTATACAACtttaataacacaaaattgattttatatatcTAAGTTCAAATATAAACTTATCAACCTTGCACCATATACTAAACCCCTAAAGAAACAATCCTTTATCACTATTTCAACCATCAAATGTTTTGacaccaaaacataattttagtcaaattaaataagatttttgttttttatcttgaTATGGTGacgattttattaattttctttgactatcttaaatatttacttaattaacATTTGTTACTTATATCAcacgtttttttttattaattaaaaagttaattttgacTTATGACAtgtcatttattatttatgtcgTGACTAATATATTATAACAGTTACCATCTTTTTACTAAATAAGTTACAttgacttttaaaaaaaatatatataacacataACACAAATTCTAAATAATTTGACAATGTTGAAGAAAAAACCCATCATAatactataattaaaaaattacttaaccTTTTAACTATAAACACAttgtcaaattaaaaaaaatcatcatattattattaaagcctaagcaaatttaaaaaaaaataatcatcaaCATAATATgactaatatattaaattattattattcaatttcatcaaaaacatcACGTAATTGTAACAAAAACATTAGATAATTTAATGACCCAATTAAACCAATAAACTTCTCATTGTTGCATTTATTCCTAGCCCGCATTTGATATCAAAGCCtattataaatacttttacAAATCGAATGAAATATATCGACTGAAATAATATCATTGGATATGATTTCTCTGGTatcaaatagaaaaagaaaaaaactatgtGTTcgtatttcaaaaatatttcttttaaatatttgtaacatTCAAAATACTacattatattacattttttataaataataatttagtgtGTTGATTAAATATCTTTCACGTTTTTGTATtgattatatttctttttgtttctcacatcaaattattttaaaatttaatttatgtataatatttaaaatatttcaatatctttaatattaaaatcatttaagtACGAAAACTTAATTGTCATACTGATATACAGTAGTAATAAAATGTTGATGAATATTTACTATATAAAATGTATACATtacatttataacattttttttttcaaaacgaATAAAGATAAcactaataataaatacaattaattctaatagaaaatagaaaaacatgATAGTAAAATACTATTGCAACCTGAAGAACAAAATGCCACTGGGGTGAAAATTACACATGTAGAATAAcaattattgaaatataaaaaaataaagataatattacaaaaaaaatatacttaaagaTACACCGTTTtcatattagaaataaaaataaaaataaagtaaatttatcATGACTTACGGAATAGATCTTAAAATTCAAAACACccaaaacagaaaataattagaTCTTATAACATAATAACGGTAAGAAAGGAATATACATGTAATTTTTcgaggttaaatatgttttggttgttttattttttttagtaaaaattacaattaacgtgttgatttagtttttttaataaaattttattaaatttatttaatattttaattatattttattatattgtttatattattcaaCCCtcgttttaataataataaaaaatatatttaaaatgttaaataaattttataaaaacattagtttaaaaaattgaatatatacttttctaaaattaaaaaattaaattgattcaaaagttTCGTTGAagtataaaaacatatttatcacttttttttattacatcgAGACCGATAGTTGAAAGTTCTGGTACATCAGTTACTTCCTGTGAGGGTTTTAGGCAGAAAACACAGGTTTAAGCTTGGAGAAAAAGGGTAGCTTCTATTCTCTGCCTCCCGCCATGGCCGACGAAGACTATGATGACATGGACATGGggttctctctctttctctctacttTAATGTCTCACTCATTTGCACTCACGGACTAACTAGGATTTTACCAAATCAATTTGTGTattgaaattagggtttatggAAAGCtgtagtagtttttttttttttttttttgtgtgaataTTCAAGCGTGTGTTGTAACCTGCGTATTTCTATTGAATGATTTCAAATGCTCATATGTGGTGTTTGATGATCACATTTGTCTTTTTCTTCCAAGAGTCCGCCAATAAAATATGTTTCATGCTTCAATTGCAGAGATAGAGTTTGTTTTGTAACCTGTTTATTTCTATTGAATGATTTTCATTGATTAAAGTGTGCTCATACAGGTACGAGGATGAGCCACCAGAGCCTGAGATTGAGGTAAATAATTCTGTCTTGTGtccttgtttttgtttattcaGCTGATATATGTTGTTGGATGAATTTATGGAATTATTCATTTGCAGGAAGGTGCGGAGGAGgatttggaaaacaaaaatgacGAATTAACTGGAGATCCTATTGACACCGGGGATAAGGACGAGGAACAAGTGGACCGCCCTCGAAAGACGTCGAAATATATGACTAAGTATGAGCGTGCTAGGATTTTGGGCACCCGAGCTCTTCAAATCAGGTTTGGTTCAGGACTTTGTTAGCTTAAGATTTTGCTTATTAGTTATTTCTAACATGTTACCATTCTTCTGGCTGAACAGTATGAATGCACCTGTCATGGTCGAATTGGAGGGGGAAACTGATCCACTTGaggtattttctttttctctttgcaATT is a window from the Vigna unguiculata cultivar IT97K-499-35 chromosome 7, ASM411807v1, whole genome shotgun sequence genome containing:
- the LOC114190629 gene encoding DNA-directed RNA polymerases II, IV and V subunit 6A-like; the protein is MADEDYDDMDMGYEDEPPEPEIEEGAEEDLENKNDELTGDPIDTGDKDEEQVDRPRKTSKYMTKYERARILGTRALQISMNAPVMVELEGETDPLEIAMKELRERKIPFTIRRYLPDGSYEDWGVDELIVEDSWKRQVGGD